A stretch of DNA from Anopheles ziemanni chromosome 3, idAnoZiCoDA_A2_x.2, whole genome shotgun sequence:
TTTTATTTGTTAACACTAAAATAGCAATTCATTATCATGCCTGATAAAAGTTCGAAATTAAACATAAGTTCCTGCCTGAAGTAACAGGCAAAGGAAacttaaaaatgtaaatgttacATCTGAACATTAATCTTCATATTataaaagaaggaagaaattgTGAAGCTGGTCGCACTTACTTCATTTCTAATTAGTTCTAATGAACTTGAATGACTCCTGACTGCTCATAATCGGTTCCGGAAAGATTGTTTGTACACTTCAACAAAGTACGAATCATCGATTATATCTAAACTGAACTTGAAATTGTAGACTGCGCTGGTTTAGGAGTTATTGGTTGATTCATGTAATGCAATAGTTACCACTGTACTCTATCAAATAAATCATATGATTGATAGTATCTGTTCGCACTCGGCAAAAAGTATAATCACCCAAAAATGATTAATTCTCGCTCTACTCAGcgactttcttcttctttttcttctcctttttcgATTCATCCGCTGCTCCTGCTTCGCCCTCTTCCGCTGGTACCGACTGATCCATCGTCTCAGCGCCAGCTTCGTAGTCCTTCTtgtccttcttctttttcttctttttttgctcTTCTCCATTACCGGCTTCCACGGCTGCAGAAGTGTCCATCGTTGTCTCGCCAACACTTAGCTTCCGCttaccaccaccaacatccTCGGAGGCAGCTCCATTTCCGTTGGCCGCACCACGGTTGAAGTCCGTGTAGCTAGTTAACCAATCTTTCGGGGTGTTTTCGTTCGGCTTACCATATTTGTCGAGCTTGCCGGCAGCAATCAACTGCTTCTTCATCGAAGCCTTTGGCCCAAGACCCCACTTGCGTGGGTAAGTGTCGCGCTCCATGATGACGCGCTTGATTTTGGCTACGACTCCATGATCGCAACCAGCCATCGTGGCCGTGGTCATGAGAGCGATCGCCAGTGCAATAGCTTCACCCTTGGTGGTTACGATCACGATCTCTTGATCGAGCTCGATACCATCCTCATAGCGTAGCACGCCGGGCAGTAAAATCTTTGCCCCATAGCACACGGCATTCACCGAACTGTCCTTCATCATGATGCGCTTGTGGCCAACGAGCAGCCCCTCCAAGGGTTTAACCACACGGCgtagcatcgtctcatccttATGGTTTTCGTACAGATACTGCGCGTCAAGGACGTCATGCATCGTGACCATACCATCCTTCTCCGACTGTATGCCGGAGCGGACGCGGCGAAGCTCTAACATCTGCCCGCCCACACCAAGCACCAATCCGAGATGGACGCACATCGTACGGATGTAGGAGCCAGCTTCGCAGCTCACCCAAAACACTCCCATGTTGCGCTTGTCGTCGTAATCCAGCAGTTTCGAGTCGTATACGGTTCGCACACGAAGCTGACGCTTGACAGCCGAAATCAGCGGCGGCCGCTGGAACAAGGCGCCGCGGAGCTTCTCCAAACCCTGGGTGACCTTCGCCACCTTCTCCACACCCGAGTGAAGCTTGAAAACCGCCACATACTCCTTGCCAGCGCTTTGCTGACTCTTTACCAGTCGAGTGGCACGATCGATGCATACGATCAGGCATCCCGTTACCTTGGGATCGAGGGTGCCAGAGTGGCCCGTTTTGTCCACCTTCAGAATCTTCTTAATCCACGCTACAACCTCGTGCGAGCTAGGATTCGATGGTTTATCAAGATTGATGAAGCCGCCCGTAACATAATCCTTAATCTTCCGGTTTAACGGGGATGCTCCGAACGGAAGAGGAGTGTAGTGATTGGTCCGCACGTTCAACCGATCAAAGTTCTTCAGCAACAAAGGCCATTTGGAAGTGTCCAGGCGGGCGATCGCTTCCGAAGGTTTGAGCTGAAAATCGCCAGTACGCTGCAGTTCGCCCAAATTTGCAATCTCTTCCGCTCCCGGTTCCTGCTtgaccttcttcttctttttatcCTTCTTAATAGGCGATACAGGAAAGTCTGGAATA
This window harbors:
- the LOC131289946 gene encoding H/ACA ribonucleoprotein complex subunit 4, with product MEVDFPVSPIKKDKKKKKVKQEPGAEEIANLGELQRTGDFQLKPSEAIARLDTSKWPLLLKNFDRLNVRTNHYTPLPFGASPLNRKIKDYVTGGFINLDKPSNPSSHEVVAWIKKILKVDKTGHSGTLDPKVTGCLIVCIDRATRLVKSQQSAGKEYVAVFKLHSGVEKVAKVTQGLEKLRGALFQRPPLISAVKRQLRVRTVYDSKLLDYDDKRNMGVFWVSCEAGSYIRTMCVHLGLVLGVGGQMLELRRVRSGIQSEKDGMVTMHDVLDAQYLYENHKDETMLRRVVKPLEGLLVGHKRIMMKDSSVNAVCYGAKILLPGVLRYEDGIELDQEIVIVTTKGEAIALAIALMTTATMAGCDHGVVAKIKRVIMERDTYPRKWGLGPKASMKKQLIAAGKLDKYGKPNENTPKDWLTSYTDFNRGAANGNGAASEDVGGGKRKLSVGETTMDTSAAVEAGNGEEQKKKKKKKDKKDYEAGAETMDQSVPAEEGEAGAADESKKEKKKKKKVAE